From the genome of Candidatus Baltobacteraceae bacterium:
GCGTTACTCGATTTGCCGGTCGGCCGCGAGAGTTATGCGGATTTTCTAACGCGCGGATTCTTTCGGATGGCGATGTTCCGCGTCGCCGTTGAAGACCGCTTCCCCGAACGCTCGGCACAAGAGTTGTGGAGCCTCGTCAGCCGGGAGCGCATCGATGCGATCGGCGGCGATCTCCTCATATCCGGCGGCGTCGTGCCGTGGCCGCTCGATCTCCAGCCGCGACGCACGCTCATTTTCGCGGAATCGCCCGAGTTTCAAGAGGCGATCGTCGCGCGAAGCCTCGCCGCACTGCAGCGGATCGGCGCACCTTGGTAATACGGGGCGCAGCCAACTGGCCGAGGCGTAGCCGAGCCGCGCATGCGCTCGAGGCAGCGCAGCAAAATGCCGGCGGTCACCAGCGCGTCGGAGAGCGCGCGGTGCGCGTCGAGCCCCTTAAACGCATCGTCCTTATCGAGTTCGAGATACGCGCGCAGCGTTTGATTTTTGTGATTCGGAGCGTCGGGAAAGACGCGGCGCGCGAGTTGCACCGTGCAAAGCGAGGGCGACGCCTGCAGCGACGGCAAAAACGCGAGATCGAACGACGCGTTGTGCGCCACGACAACCGCCTCGTCGCACATCTCGCGAAGCCTCGGCTCGACGGTGCGTAACGGCGGCGCGTGCGCGACGTCGGCATCGCGGATACCGTGTACGGCCGTGGCATAGCGCGGTATCTCGCGCTGCGGATTGACGAGCGTCGACCAGCTGCGCGCGATGATGCCGTCGACGACGACCACGCACGCCATCTCGACGATCCGATCGTTGACCGGACTAAATCCGGTCGTCTCCAGATCGATCACGGCAAACCGCCGTCGCGAAAGCAGATCCATGCGCTAAAGCTAGTCGCTTGCGATGCCACATGGCTGGCACACGCGGGGGAATCGCGAACCGGATGGACCAAACACGCGCTAGTGGAGGGTTAGCATCATGCGTACGTTTCTCGCGGTGCCCGCAGCACTCGCCGCCTTCGCGTTGGCCGCCTGCTCGAGTAGCGGCGGCGGCACCAACACGACGAACACGGCGACGATGAGCGCGGCTCCGGCCGGCGCATATACGGATGCGCAGGCCGCAACCGGTGCGTCGGTCTACGCTACGAGCTGCTCGCAGTGCCACGGTGCGAAGCTTCAGGGGCAGAGCGGTCCCGCACTCTCCGGCCCGAGTTTTCGGCAGAAGCTAGCGGGCTACGGAACCGCCGCGCAGTTGTACGATTTCATCAGCAAGCAGATGCCGGCTAACGCACCGGGAACGCTCGGCACGGCGAGCTATCTCGCGGTCACCGCATACCTGCTCCAGCAAAATGGCTACCCCTCCGGCAGCGCTGCGTTGGAGACCGCGACGCTCGGAAACGTGCAGCTAGCCTCGAACGGAGCGCAACCCTCCGCGAACGCGAGCGGCGCTCCCGCGAATAGCAACGAGATCGTGCGCGCGGCCGCCCCGACGACGCAAGAGTTCGGCCCGATGCCGGCCGGTGCGAACGCGAACGTTAGCGATGCAATGATGAGCGGCGCCGCAACCGACAACGCGGATTGGGTGCTGCACGGCCGCACCTACGCGAACGACCGCTACTCGCCGCTCGCGCAGATCAACGCCGGAAACGTCACTTCGCTCGCACCGGCCGCGATCGTGCAGACGGGCATGCCGGCGAGCTTCGAGACGACGCCGATCGTCGTTGGCGGCGTCATGTACGTCACCACGCCGGTGGTGAGCGACAAGATGAAGATCGCGGCGCTCAACGCCGCCACCGGCGAGCGCATCTGGGAGACCACGTACAATCTCGGCACGT
Proteins encoded in this window:
- a CDS encoding 3'-5' exonuclease, whose protein sequence is MDLLSRRRFAVIDLETTGFSPVNDRIVEMACVVVVDGIIARSWSTLVNPQREIPRYATAVHGIRDADVAHAPPLRTVEPRLREMCDEAVVVAHNASFDLAFLPSLQASPSLCTVQLARRVFPDAPNHKNQTLRAYLELDKDDAFKGLDAHRALSDALVTAGILLRCLERMRGSATPRPVGCAPYYQGAPIRCSAARLRATIAS